One genomic segment of Xyrauchen texanus isolate HMW12.3.18 chromosome 5, RBS_HiC_50CHRs, whole genome shotgun sequence includes these proteins:
- the LOC127643519 gene encoding G2/M phase-specific E3 ubiquitin-protein ligase-like: MIAVCIIHGGVGPRFFSDRLFMQLCGTCTLPASLEEIPDRCFRENLSKIKEADSVQKANSAISDAGDSLNMMGALRYISSLEERDSLVQSAAEYFVNGRTNLALRQFEEGFKTFGLMDELKNHAEIFEDLFVNAIRPLEAKDLTTLFEVDFSSLGSNKRQLENKTICFWRDWLIDVEEGDFNPLTLEMVLQFASGASSVPPLGFPRQPKIKFLHSFGQDTRIFPEANTCLIVLRLPIHSIYESFRTYMTEGILQSPTFGTM; the protein is encoded by the exons ATGATTGCAGTGTGCATAATTCATGGTGGAGTTGGCCCTCGTTTTTTTTCTGATCGTCTCTTTATGCAACTCTGTGGCACATGTACACTTCCTGCCTCCCTTGAGGAAATTCCAGACCGCTGCTTCAGAGAAAATCTCTCAAAG ATTAAAGAAGCAGACTCTGTTCAAAAAGCAAATTCTGCAATCTCAGATGCTGGGGACAGTCTGAACATGATGGGAGCACTTAGGTACATCTCATCACTTGAAGAGAGGGATTCCCTGGTCCAATCTGCAGCAGAATACTTTGTGAATGGGCGGACAAATTTGGCTCTCAGACA ATTTGAAGAGGGTTTCAAAACGTTTGGTCTGATGGACGAGCTAAAAAACCATGCTGAAATCTTTGAGGACCTGTTTGTCAATGCGATCAGACCACTGGAGGCAAAAGATCTGACAACTCTTTTCGAAGTGGACTTCTCATCCCTTGGCAGCAACAAAAGGCAGCTGGAAAATAAGACCATCTGTTTCTGGAGAGACTGGTTAATAGATGTAGAAG AAGGTGACTTCAATCCGTTGACACTGGAAATGGTGCTGCAGTTTGCTTCTGGAGCCTCATCTGTGCCTCCTCTAGGATTCCCCCGTCAGCCAAAAATCaaatttttacattcatttggtCAAGACACCAGAATATTTCCAGAGGCCAACACATGCCTTATTGTTCTCAGACTTCCAATTCACAGTATCTACGAATCGTTTAGAACCTACATGACTGAAGGTATTCTGCAGTCGCCAACTTTCGGCACCATGTAG